One Geothermobacter hydrogeniphilus DNA segment encodes these proteins:
- a CDS encoding SEL1-like repeat protein: MRYLPWLLAACLLFAAPLHAAGQNDTDSIDRQEAAPSDTSELSIEQLRQAAENGDPGAQFNLGLAFQNGRDVPTDPVQAAIWYRKAAEQGLAEAQYNLAILYSRGEGVETDPAQAADWYRQAAERGLAQAQYNLGLLYLEGTGVTQDDAAAARWFRKAADQGHTGAQFSLAGLYAAGRGVDQDYAEAARLYELAAEQGEVAAHCNLGDIYADSDNPRHDDNQALECYRNGALRGDANAQFNMGVFYLTGRGTVENRVKAFAWFSLAAENGQADAARNVEILKKELTGTEQAMADVEARELRRQLGQ; encoded by the coding sequence ATGCGCTATCTGCCCTGGCTGCTTGCCGCCTGCCTGCTGTTCGCCGCTCCGCTCCACGCCGCCGGACAGAACGACACCGACTCCATCGACCGCCAGGAAGCCGCTCCCTCGGACACATCGGAACTGAGCATCGAACAGCTGCGTCAGGCCGCCGAAAACGGTGACCCGGGTGCCCAGTTCAACCTCGGCCTGGCCTTCCAGAACGGCCGGGATGTCCCGACCGATCCGGTCCAGGCCGCGATCTGGTATCGCAAGGCTGCCGAACAGGGGCTGGCAGAGGCCCAGTACAACCTGGCCATCCTCTACAGCCGGGGAGAAGGGGTCGAAACAGATCCGGCACAGGCGGCCGACTGGTATCGCCAGGCCGCCGAACGGGGGCTGGCGCAGGCCCAGTATAATCTCGGCCTGCTGTACCTGGAAGGAACCGGGGTGACGCAGGATGACGCGGCGGCGGCACGCTGGTTTCGCAAGGCCGCCGACCAGGGGCATACCGGCGCCCAATTCAGCCTGGCCGGACTCTATGCCGCTGGCCGCGGTGTCGACCAGGACTACGCCGAAGCGGCCCGCCTCTATGAACTGGCCGCCGAGCAGGGAGAGGTCGCCGCTCACTGCAACCTCGGCGATATCTACGCCGACAGCGACAATCCCCGGCATGATGACAACCAGGCCCTGGAATGTTACCGTAACGGCGCCCTGCGTGGTGACGCCAACGCCCAGTTCAACATGGGCGTCTTTTATCTCACCGGTCGCGGCACGGTGGAGAACCGGGTCAAAGCCTTTGCCTGGTTCAGCCTGGCGGCTGAAAACGGTCAGGCTGATGCCGCCCGGAATGTTGAGATCCTGAAAAAAGAGTTGACCGGCACCGAACAGGCGATGGCCGACGTCGAGGCCAGGGAATTGCGTCGTCAGCTGGGACAATAA
- a CDS encoding ATP-binding response regulator: MPGNRLLSVLVIEDNPADAGLIRAMLGNRTFTLTFSSRLAEAQHLMQQQSFDIILMDLGLPDSQGLPSLEVLLREAGIPIVVMTGLDDDGLAQQALQRGAQDYIIKGAEADHFLARSLQYAVERHQIDQQLRHQKAQYKLLTEQFRALFNGIPDGLVLLTRDLDIIWANEGACRFLPETEKPVEGKKCHQVFFSEETPCPDCIVQRCFASGQSLSDKVTTPDGRILGLRAFPIKNRDGVVDRVIELSNDITERVRLQSEAIRTDQLASLGELAAGVAHEINNPINGIINYATILKKCAADNFEAIEIAGRIEREGDRIASIVSKLLHFSRQRQETKRPASVAAILDDTLGLIRNQLYKDGIELCVDLPDDLPAVNVQPQQIEQVFLNLINNARYALNSRFPDRRSAEKKLTIRADYLGGGFIRTSIHDNGTGIPDEIRNRILAPFFSTKPVGEGTGLGLSISHSIIQEHGGRLTFESEVGVFTRVQVDLPCALGIAENTSPQ, from the coding sequence GTGCCCGGGAATCGGCTGTTATCGGTACTGGTCATAGAGGACAACCCTGCCGACGCCGGGCTGATCAGAGCCATGCTGGGCAACAGGACGTTCACCCTGACCTTCTCCTCCCGCCTCGCCGAGGCCCAGCATCTGATGCAACAGCAATCCTTCGACATCATCCTGATGGACCTCGGTCTGCCTGACAGCCAGGGGCTGCCGTCGCTTGAGGTTCTGCTCAGGGAGGCGGGGATACCGATTGTCGTCATGACCGGGCTGGATGATGATGGCCTTGCCCAGCAGGCCCTGCAGCGCGGCGCCCAGGATTACATCATCAAGGGGGCCGAAGCGGACCATTTTCTCGCCCGTTCGTTGCAGTATGCTGTTGAACGTCACCAGATCGATCAGCAGTTGCGCCATCAGAAAGCGCAGTACAAATTATTGACGGAACAGTTTCGCGCCCTGTTTAACGGCATCCCCGACGGCCTGGTGCTGCTAACCCGGGATCTGGACATCATCTGGGCCAATGAAGGTGCCTGCCGGTTTCTCCCGGAAACGGAAAAACCGGTCGAAGGGAAAAAATGCCACCAGGTTTTTTTCAGCGAAGAGACGCCCTGTCCGGACTGCATTGTCCAACGCTGCTTCGCCTCCGGTCAATCTCTCAGCGACAAGGTCACCACCCCCGATGGACGCATCCTCGGCCTGCGCGCCTTTCCGATCAAAAATCGCGACGGCGTCGTTGACCGGGTGATCGAACTCTCCAACGACATCACCGAGCGCGTGCGCCTGCAGTCCGAAGCGATACGCACCGACCAGCTCGCCTCCCTGGGAGAACTGGCAGCGGGGGTCGCCCATGAAATCAACAATCCCATCAACGGCATCATCAATTACGCCACCATCCTGAAAAAATGCGCCGCCGACAACTTCGAGGCGATTGAGATTGCCGGGCGCATCGAACGGGAAGGCGATCGGATCGCCAGCATTGTCAGCAAACTGCTCCATTTTTCCCGGCAGCGGCAGGAGACCAAGCGTCCCGCCTCCGTCGCGGCAATTCTCGATGACACCCTGGGACTGATCCGCAACCAGCTCTACAAGGACGGCATTGAACTCTGCGTTGACCTGCCCGACGACCTGCCGGCCGTCAATGTTCAACCGCAACAGATCGAACAGGTTTTTCTCAACCTGATCAACAATGCCCGTTACGCCCTGAACAGCAGGTTTCCCGATCGCAGAAGTGCCGAAAAGAAACTGACCATCCGTGCCGACTACCTGGGAGGCGGCTTCATCCGTACCAGCATCCACGACAACGGCACCGGCATCCCGGATGAAATCCGCAACCGGATCCTGGCCCCCTTCTTTTCGACCAAACCGGTCGGAGAAGGAACCGGTCTGGGACTCTCCATCAGCCACAGCATCATCCAGGAGCATGGCGGCCGACTGACCTTCGAGTCGGAGGTCGGAGTCTTCACCCGGGTACAGGTTGACCTGCCCTGCGCTCTCGGTATCGCAGAAAATACCTCTCCGCAATGA